The genomic window TCATCTATTCTGTTTTACTAATGATGTTAGGTCTTATTAAAAAGAATGAAATTATCCGGGTTCCACTTATTGGCAAAACACTTTCTAAATATGTTCCCCATTAAAAACGAACGGCAAGTTGTCCTCGCCGTTCGTTTTAGTTAGCTTTCCTCTTTTTTATCTATAAAAAACACACCATCCTCATAGCTACAGTAAGTTATGTTTTTTATATCAGTATACCCTAGCTCCCTCAAGCGTTGTCTTAGCCACAAATTCGTCTTGTTGATTTTCTTAAGATGCTCTTCATCTACTTTCCCATCGACAATGAGTGGCAATGCTAAAGTACTTGCATTTTCTTGGTCTTTTTCAAAAACGGATAACTTTCCTGAAGGCTCAAGTATAGCAAATTCTACGTCCGCTATATTTTTGACGTTTTTTTCACGTAACTGCTGCAGTAGATCATCCATATTATACCGTTGTTTCTTCATTTCCTGTTCGTTAATATTACCTTTATCGATTATTACGGTAGGCTTACCGTCAAGGATTTCTCGAATGCTCTTACTTTTTAAAGAAATAAACGACAATGTAATTTGAATAATCATTAACAAACCCATTGGAAATAGTGTATGAGTGATAGGATCTTTAGTGTCCTCAATGGCGGTAACAGCCATTTCAGCAATCATAATAAAGACAACTAAATCTAGAATACTTAACTCCCCTATCTCACGCTTTCCCATTAATCGAAAGATCACGACTATAGAAGCATACAGCAAGAGAGTTCTAAAAATAATTATCAAATATTCCTCCACGTTATCACCAACTTATGCCTTATCTTCATATATACATAGTGTTTTACTTCGCTTATAAAATGATGCTGTTACAATTACCCAAATTCCTTTATAAAAACGGAATAAGGTAGCGAATGTAAATATAAACTGTTGATATCGCTAAAGACAACATTACGGTAAACATTCCTATTTTTAGAAACTTTAAAAATGCTATCGGCTCTTGTGCTTTCGCAGCTAATCCAGCGACTACTAAATTGGATGATGAGCCTAATAAAGTTCCATTTCCCCCTAAACAGGCCCCTAATGCCATTGACCACCATAACGGATCCAAGTTTTTCATACCATAGTCCTGAAATTCAAACACAACTGGGATCATCGCAGCAACAAATGGGATGTTATCAACAAATCCAGAAAATAGACCAGTCATCCATAAAATTAGCAACGCTGTTTTAGGTAAATCGCCTTCTGTAAAAAATACAATGCTTCTTGATAGTTCTGATATAATTCCTGTTTCTTCGAGTCCTCCAACAAGCATAAATAAACCGATAAAGAAAAATAAGGTAGCCCAATCTACCTGCCTTAAAATCTCCTCAGGCGGCTGGCTTTTATATGTTAATAGAAGAAGTAACACCGCACCAGCTAAAGCAACCGTCGTTAAATCTAGATTTAAGTAAGACGAAAATATAAAACCTGCAATCGTAACAATTAAGACTGTTAAAGCTTTCACTAAGGTCGCATCCACCACTACAAAGCTCTTTGCGTCTATCTGTGATAGCTTTTCGCGATTTACTGCCGTTACTTTAATAGCGTCTTTGTAGAAAAACAACAATAAACTAATAATCACAACAAAAATAAAAAAGGAAACTGGTGCTAAGTGAACTAAAAAGTCGTTAAAAGTCAGATGCTTCACAGCTTGCCCAATCATAATATTAGGAGGATCGCCAATTAACGTCGCTGTACCACCAATATTAGAAGAAATAATAATAGCAATTAAGTATGGTATCGCTGATATTTGCAACAATCTCGTAATCGTTAACAAAACAGGCACAATCAGTAAAACAGTCGTAACATTAGCTAAAAAAGCACTTCCTATTGCAGTAAAGCATGAGATAACAATTAACAAACCGGCCCCATGTCCATTCACTAATTGACCCATTTTTATAGCTGTGTACTCAAACACACCTGTTCTACTTGTAATGGACACGAGAATCATCATCGCCAATAGTAACGCAATAGTATTCCAATCAATGTATTGTTGAAAGCCTTTGTTTATATCATAAATACCCGCCACAAACATTAGCACGCCACCTGTACCAGCAATTAGAGCACGGTCGAGTTTTTCCGTTAACAAAAATATATACACAATAAAAAATATGATAATTGCTAAGATAGACGCTATCATATGATCCCTCCAATTTTTCCTCTATACATTATATGTAGCTAGTCCTAAAAAATATTTCTATTCTATTTCTTCAGGACAAGGAATAAGCATGTACTAAACATATTTGTTTAGAGGAGGGAAAGCATATATGGATGGTAGACGTGTCGGTGCAGCTATTTTATATGGAGTTTTAGCAATTCTAATAGTGGGAGTTGTAACGAGCTTAGTGTTCTCATTGCTACTAAAATTTACAGACATTGAAGAAGAACAAGTTACATGGATGATTACCGTTTGTTCTTTTATTGCCTTATTTATTGGTGGGTTTATTTCAGGAGGAAAAGGCAAGGAAAAAGGATGGTTAATGGGCGGACTAACAGCACTACTATTCTCTACTATTGTATTTTTATTTCAATTTCTTGGCTTCGAATCAACCATTTCAATACAACAACTGTTGTATCACGCCGGATTTCTTTTGACAGCGATTATAGGTGGAGCTATGGGTGTTAATCTATCAGGTAACTCCCGAGGAGCTAACTAATCTAAATCTTAGTAACGGGATACAATAGTGCTAGAAGAACACTACGTCTGAAGAGTCCTGAAAAAAAGACTGAAGCACTGCTTTGCACCTAAATCAAAAAAAGTCATAGTCGAAAAAAATCAATGCGTAATTACATGTCCGATACATGGAGCATAATTACATGTCCGATACATGGACAAAAAATAATGGCCAGGCACATAATTATGTACCTGGCTCGTTCATTTTATCGTTTACTTATTTACGTCACGAATTGCTTGACGGTCAAACGTTAAACGTGTACCATCACCTGTTTTTAAAACAACTTTATCCTCATCCATTGAGTCAACAATCGCATGAATACCACCAACAGTGACTACTTTGTCACCTTTTGCTAAGTTAGCTTGCATTTCTGCAACTGCCTTTTGACGTTTTTGCTGTGGACGGATAAGTAAGAAATAAAACAAAACAAACATTAATGCTAAAGGCCATATTGTGTTAAAAAGCTCCATCTACTAGTTCACCCCTTTCTAGGTACCATTTCAAGCTTAAAAGTTTTTCGCGTTTGGTTTATTAAACCCATAAGACTCGAAAAATTCATCTCTGAATGTTCCAAGCCGATCTTCACGAATTGCTTGACGGACTTGCTCCATTAATTTTATCAGAAAATGCAAATTATGATAAGATGTTAATCTCATTCCGAGAATCTCGTTTGTTTTGATGAGATGTCGAATATAAGCTTTCGAATAATTACGACATGTATAACATGAGCAATTCTCATCAAGTGGAGAAAAGTCTCTTGCATACTCAGCTTTTTTGATATTCAATCGCCCTATAGAGGTCATAACTGTACCGTTACGTGCAATTCTAGTTGGCAAGACACAGTCGAACATGTCCACGCCACGAATAGCCCCATCCACTAACGAGTCAGGTGAGCCGACACCCATTAAATATCTTGGTTTATCGGTTGGTAGCCATGGTGTCGTAAATTCAAGAACTCGGTTCATTACATCTTTTGGCTCACCTACTGATAGCCCTCCAATAGCATAGCCTGGGAAATCTAAAGAAATTAAATCACGAGCGCTTTGCTTACGAAGTTCCTCGTATTCTCCACCTTGAACAATACCAAATAGCCCTTGGTCTTCTGGACGTTGATGAGCATTAACACAGCGCTCAGCCCATCTTGAAGTACGCTCTACGGACTTTTTCATATAATCAAATTCAGCTGGATACGGAGGACATTCGTCAAACGCCATCATAATATCGGAACCAAGCGCATTTTGAATATCCATTGCCTTCTCTGGTGATAAAAACAGCTTGTCACCATTTAAGTGATTTCGGAAATGTACGCCTTCTTCCTCAATTTTGCGGAATTCACTTAAACTAAAAACCTGGAATCCACCCGAGTCTGTTAAGATTGGACGGTCCCAATTCATAAACTTATGTAGGCCGCCTGCTTCTTTTACAATATCATGACCTGGACGAAGCCACAGATGATATGTATTACTCAAGATTATCTCTGCACCCATATCCTTTAGTTCTTCAGGCGCCATTGTTTTTACAGTGGCTAATGTTCCAACAGGCATAAAAACGGGCGTTTCAATTGTACCATGTGGCGTGTGAACACGTCCAAGTCTAGCACCTGTTTGTTTACATGTTTTAATTAATTCATAGCGTATTGCTGCCATGCTTCTTTCCACCTGTCTTTCTTGGTGATTTTATTTTATTTAATGTCTACCCTGAAAATAAACCTTTATTTTGATTTTCGATTCGCTCCCATCCACTCCCTTTCCGCGGACAATCAGCCAAGCCTCCTCGGGCATGTGCCCTGTGGGGTCTTGGCTTGATTATTTTTCCGCAGGAGTGTCGTGTATGTCCGCTCATTCTTAGTTCTTATCTATGAGCAGTACTTTTTTTCAATCTCCATGGTGCGAATTTTCTTAACATGGTTGGCTGTATGAAAGAGCCATGTTGCTTATTTTAGTTAATTGTCAATTGTTGATTGTAGCGAAAATCAACAACGGGTTAACAGAGCCTATTTTATAAACATTGCATCGCCGAAGCTAAAGAAACGATATGATTCGTCTACAGCTTCTTTATATGCTCGCAGGGTAGTTTCTTTACCTAATAGAGCACTTACAAGCATCACTAAAGACGACTTAGGCAAATGAAAATTCGTTAACAACCCATTGATTGCTTTGAACTCATAGCCTGGATATATAAATATGTCTGTCCATCCGCTTGATTCAACAAACTTCCCTTCATTGTCTCGTGCAATCGTCTCAAGGGTGCGTGTGGACGTTGTTCCAACAGCAAGTATTCGTCCACCTTTCGCACGTACATCGTTCAAAAGACGTGCTGTCCCCTCTGTCATTTGATAAAACTCTGCATGCATGTTGTGTTCCTCAACCTTATCAACTGACACTGGCCTAAACGTACCTAGACCAACATGCAACGTTACAAACGCTGTATGAATGCCTTTTGCCCTAATATCCTCGAGCAGTTGTTCAGTAAAATGTAAGCCCGCTGTAGGCGCTGCAGCAGAGCCTGGCTCTCTCGCATACACTGTTTGGTATCTTTCCTTTTCCTTCAGTTGCTCTTTAATGTATGGAGGAAGGGGCATTTCGCCTAACTCTTCAAGAACTTCAAGGAAAATACCATCATATGTAAACTCTAGATGACGTCCACCATGATCTAACATCTTTGTGCACGTTGCTTTTAATAAACCATCACCGAAATGTATAACGCTGCCTTCTTTTATTCGTTTCGCCGGTTTAATGAGTGTTTCCCATGTATCACCATGAACTTGCTTTAATAACAGCACTTCAATAGTAGCACCTGTATCTTCTTTCACTCCATACAGTCTAGCTGGTAACACACGAGTATCGTTCAAAACGAGACAATCGCCCTCGTTTAAATAATGTAGAATATCACGAAAATACTTATGCTCAATATTACCTGTTTCCTTGTCTACAACCATTAATCGAGAACCCTCACGGTTCTTAAGTGGGGTTTGTGCAATTAAGTGGTCTGGTAAATAAAAATCAAATTCTTGTACATCCATGGATATCACCTGCTGTAGTAAATTAGCGCATTCGCCCGATTACATAAAAAATAAAGGATAACACAATACTTAAAATGATGGAAGTGACGATGGGAAAATAAAAAGTAGTATTCCCCTTTTTAATAAAAATATCTCCTGGCAGTCGACCGATTTTGATAAACTGCATCAAAAAACCGATCACTAGCAAAACACCACCAATAGTCATTATGAGCTTTGGAAGATTCCCGTCATTCATCAGAATTAACCTCCCGGCCAATATGTCGATATGCAAGTTCAGTTACAACACGACCTCGCGGCGTACGTTGTAAAAATCCGATTTGCAGTAAATATGGCTCATAAACATCTTCAATCGTGTCTCGTTCTTCTCCAATTGTTGCAGCAATTGTATCAAGGCCAACCGGACCACCTTTAAATTTTTCAATTATATTATTGATAAGCTTATGGTCTATATGGTCGAGCCCTAGCTTATCAACTTGTAGAAGCTCTAACGCTATGTTTGCCAGTTCTGTAGAAATGGTACCATCTCCACGTACTTGCGCAAAATCGCGCACTCGACGTAACAAGCGATTGGCAATACGTGGTGTTCCTCTCGATCTTGATGCTATTTCATGTGCTGCATCATCTGTTATTTCAACGTCAAATACAGAGGCTGTTCTTTTAACTATTTCTGTCAAATGTGATACTTGATAATATTCTAAGCGACAAAGGACGCCAAATCGGTCCCGTAGAGGAGCAGAAAGCATGCCTGCCCTTGTCGTGGCACCAACAAGTGTAAACGGAGGTAAATCAAGACGAATAGATCTTGCTGAAGGCCCTTTGCCTACTACAATATCTAAACAAAAATCCTCCATAGCAGGATATAAAATCTCTTCAACACTACGATGAAGACGGTGAATTTCATCAATAAACAGTACATCTCCAGGCTCGAGTGTAGACAATATTGCCGCTAAATCACCAGGACGCTCAATAGCTGGTCCGCTTGTTGTTCGCAAATTGACATTCATCTCATTAGCAATTATTAACGATAACGTCGTCTTTCCAAGTCCAGGAGGCCCATATAACAATACATGGTCTAAAGACTCCTGCCGAAGTTTAGCAGCCTCAATAAATATCTTTAAATGCTCCTTCACTTTATCCTGGCCGATATATTGTGCTAAATTTTTAGGACGAAGGCTATACTCAAATGACTGTTCATCACTTACAGCCTCTCCCGAAATAATTCGTTCATGCAACTAAATCACCACTTTTTATTTCATCTTAATAAACCCAAATCTCACCGCACCTTACATTTCCTTACGCTTTTTAATGACAAGTTTCTCTACAGTTCGAATCCGTTACACCATACTATTGATTCAGCAAAAGCTGTAATGCACGTTTTATGTATTGATCTGTCGTGAGAGCTTCTTCTTGAAGTAGCGGCTTAACCTTACGAATTTCTCTATCAGAATATCCAAGTGCTTGCAATGCTTCGCAAGCTTCCTCTAGAGCAACAGAGCCATCTTTTACTTTAGTAGTAGTTTGTTTTGTAGGTTCCGTAAATAGATCGTCTATAAACTCTTCAAGTTTGCCTTTTAAGTCTAAAATAATTTGCCGTGCCGTTTTCTTTCCTACACCAGGAAACTTTGTTAAGAAACTTTCATCTTCACGTTCGATGGCTGCTACAAGTTGATCAACTCGTCCAGCTGCTAATATTGCTAAGCCACCTTTTGGACCAATACCGGTAACATTGAGGAGCTTAATAAACAATTCTTTTTCTTCTTTCGTTTGAAAACCATATAATGCTAACGTATCTTCTCGTACGTATTGATATGTATATATTGTAACTGTTTCGTCATTATGAAATATAAATGGATTTGGTGTGAAAATTTGATACCCTATTCCATTGTTTTCGACCACTACATATTGCGGTGTAACAGTCGCTACTTTTCCTATTAAAAAGGCGATCATACATGTCTCTCCCCTATATATACTGCCCTTCATTGTAACACATTTTCACTAAAAGTGAGAATCTATTATGGAAAAGTATGTTCTCATTTTAAGTTGTAATCTACTATGCAAATATAAAAAGACGTATACCAGTCAAGGTAAACGCCTGTGATGTACTTTACATTTTGCTAAGATTCTTTCCTTTTCAAGGTTGATTAGAATAAGGTTTAAAAGTTTCTATGACATGTTCATATTGATCTTTAGACTCAATTCTAATACCTTTACGAAGCTCGTCGTGCTGATAACTCTCTAATTTTTCAATATTTATTTGAAAAAAAGATTGTATCACATTGTGTGGTGAGTGTTCAGGCTTGCCGTTAAAAATAGTTAAAATGCCTTCGTCAGTTATTCCAAAATAGCCATTCGCCTTTAACAACGGTGAGATATCATCAATATTCTTTTGAAATACGATAATTTCCTCATTTTGATCAACTAGCTGCCAATCTGCATATTCTGACCAAAAGTCCTCCATCGACCAAATAGTTTCCTCTACTATTTCTTCACTTACTTCTCCGTCAATATAGACTCTTTCTAGTAAAACAGTTACTGACAAAGGTCCTGAAATTTCATATACAGACTCTTCATTCCTTAGGTTGTCTTCCCCAAAGACTAACGGCATTTTTATTATTGAACTTATAGCAGTGCAAACTAGTAGCAGTATTATTATACTAATTATGCGAATGGTCCTCTTCATATATGATCACCTCGAAGTTTTTGTGAACGCATTGCTCACATCGTTTTCAGATTATTATCTGATGCACTTGAAAACTTCTTTTGTTATAGTTATATCTACCTCGTTCTTAGTATCACCACAAAGTAAAAAATTTAAACCTGAACTATGAATAGAGAACTATTACATAGTCTTATAATAGCGTAAGAACTCTTATTGTGACACTTCCACACCTAAAGGAGATGGGTTTTCCCTTTTTAGAAAAGTCCTGTAAATACCCCAGCATATCTCAAACCGAAGACATATCTTACAAAAAAATGACACAAAGACCAAAAGGTCCCTGTGTCTTTAAAACAATACATTATTCGTTAACTTGAAATGGTCGTTGTACAGATTCTCCGGTATCATCATACAACTCACGAAATTTAACTTGAAGATGATCCATTCTTCCGCCGTTTCTTAAGCTATAATCTAGGTCACGAACGCGTGTAAAAGCATCATCACCTGTGACAACTTGCACATTATAATCACCAGCAATTGCTTTAACTGCATTACGTACTTTTCTATTAGCTGCAGCGTTGTTGTCATCATTTAAATCAACCGCAACTAAAATTGTGTCACCATATAAAACTGTACGAGCATCATTTACATTATCAAGATCTAAAACACGTGCAGTGATTTCATCAACTAATGCTCCGTAGTTTAATCCTTCCTGCATGTTTGAGGCTTTGTTATTATCTACACGATTAGTAACACTTGTTGGAGGTGTGTAGTTAGAATACGTTTTTTCCCTTTCAAGATCGCTCATTCCATTTATATAGTCATATCTATGACCGTTACCATAACGTGTACGATTTGTATCCGTTTGTTCAATCATTTCGGTGATAGGACCATCATTATCTACAAAAGTAGCATTACCATTTGCGTCATTACGGTTATTTTCGTACGTAACATTGGTAGGAGTTCGTGTATTTCTCCCACGATCACCGTAATCATTAGTATCCTCGTTTGTATAAAATCCTATCGGTGTTACATTTTCAGTCCCATTGTCACGTTGGTCCATAGCACCTTCATTTGCTCCACAGGCAACCAACATACTAGTAATTAATAACGCAGTTGTTCCTGTTAATAAACGTCTATTCAATACAAAACCCCCTTGCTACAAAATAGTGAGCAAAAAGTATTGCTCACATATAGATTGTAACGAAGGGGGATTTTTATTTATGTTAGTTGAAGGTAATTGATTTTGGTGGTGCTGCCGCCATTTGTCGCTTATGCTCAGACTTATTATGTAATGAGTCAATAATTTCTCTATCTTTATCAGGAATAGCTTGACCAGTTAAATAAGCATCAATCATATTATATGTTGTACCCATTTCATTTTCATCTGTTTGATCTTCCCAAAGTCCTGCGCTTGGCGCTTTCGTAATAATTTCGTCAGGTACACCTAAAACCTTCGCAAGCTCTCTCACTTGTCCTTTTGTAAAATGAACTAGTGGAACTAAGTCTACTCCACCATCACCATACTTTGTAAAGTAGCCAGTATGCCATTCTGCTGCATTGTCTGTACCTACTACAATATACCCGTAATTGTTGGCAACAGCATATAATGTTGTCATTCTTAGACGAGCTCTTGTATTGGCATCACCTAGTTTAGATGCATTTTCATTCCATTCTCCCGCTTGCTTTAGACTGTTCAATACTTCACTAAATAAAGCATCATGTGCTTTTGTTAAATCTATAACCTGATGGTTTATCCCACAGCTAGCAGCTACTCTTTCAGCATCTTGCTGGTCTTTAGGGTTACTTTTACACGGCATAATCAAGCCTAAAGATGAGTCTGGAAAAGCTCTTTTAATAAGATGCGCAACAACGGCAGAGTCAATACCACCACTAATACCAACTAATGCTCCGTTAAGGCCAGCACTTGATACTTGCTCTTGTAGCCATGATACAAGAGAATCAATAACCACTTCTATTTTTTCTTTTTCCAAAGTTTTATCCTCCTAAAAAAGTAATCTTTGTACTCTGTTATACATAAAACTAGTGGTAAAAACAACCTTTAAAAAGCAAAAAATCACATAAATACGCTTACAATAATTTTTTTGTATGAAAAATTCAGGTGAAATCATTTGCGGTCTTATATTCGATTTCATAATCGTGCTGAACGTAAGAGAACGAATTATTAATTAGGGCTAATGTCGTGTAGACATAGAGATTTGATTTATGTAAAAATATTGAACCTAGTCCGCGTTCTATCTTAATGAGTGCATAGTACAACTCTTGTGACCGACTACAGCCGTAGAATGCGTTAATTGTGCTGGACAATGACTCGGATATGTAATTGTTTGTCATTATATGCAGATAAATGTCGGTGCCTGGCACCGACATTTAACGACAATTTTTGAACCGTTGATTTTACTGGCTTTTTAGACACTCCAATTTTCGACGTGCCAGGCACCTGCAAATATCGACTAAAAATGACAAAAATTGTGACTCCTTTCGTTAAACAACAGAAAAAAAGACGGCTCATGAAAAGCCGTCTTTCTCTCATTAATCATTATCTTCATCTTCTAAGTCTGGTTCCCCAAATACAGGATTTTGTCTGTAGTCATATGGGTTCGCTCCTGCGAACCCACCATAAGGGGCTTGTTGGAAGCCAAAGCCTGGTTGTTGCATACCAGGAACTCCTTGATATGGATTTACTCCAAAACCTCCTGGTGATGGTGAACCATATCCTGTTGGTCCTCCGTGTGGAGAAGGTGTAAATCCACCTGGTACTGCTCCATACGGTCCTGGTGCACCTCCGTATGGTGCTTGTGCACCGAATCCGCCTGGTACACCTCCGTATGGTGCTTGTGCGCCGAAGCCACCTGGTGCACCTCCGTATGGTGCTTGTGCGCCAAAGCCACCTGGTGCAGCTCCGTACGGTGCTTGTGCGCCGAAGCCACCTGGTGCACCTCCGAACGGTGCTTGTGCGCCGAAGCCACCTGGTGCACCTCCGTATGGTGCTTGTGCGGCGAATCCGCCTGGTACACCTCCAAACGGTGCTTGTGCGCCATATGGGTTTGGTGCAAATGGTTGCTGCATGCCATAGCCTCCTGGAAAACCAGTACCAGGTGCTGGCGTACCGTGATCATAATCTGGATTGTCATCAAAATCCTCAGTTGGGCTTACAGCCTCAGGGTATCCCGCTAGTGGCATACCGTAACCTGGAAATGGTCCTGCAGCATTATAACCAAATCCATCTCCCGGCATTAATGGTGATATTGGATAACAATCGGCTAAATTTGGTGTATATGGTCCTGTTTGAGCCGGTGCTACAGCTTGTGGATTTTGAGCATAGTTTACATTAGGCACTGATGGCATTTCTAGCTCATCATCATCATCATCTTCATATGGCATACCTGCTTGTGGGTATGGAGTTGTAGCAGCATATGGATTATAGCCGTACGGTGCTTGATTAAAAGGCATAGCACCAAAAGGTTGCTGTGCAAATTGTTGTCCGTATGGCTGTTGTGCAAACTGTTGCCCATAAGGCTGTTGACCAAATGGTTGCCCGTAAGGTACGAAAGGTATATTTGGCATGTTCATTCCGGCATGACCCTCCATTTCACCTGTTTGTTGTGGTGATATTAGATCTTTACCTTTCATTTCCTCTACATCATCAAAATCCGGCTTCATCATACCCGGCAAGATATTGTCAGGCTTCATAGGTTGCTTCATGTCTGGTTTCAATTGTGGTTTCATCTCAGGCTTCATGTCTGGCTTCACCTGTGGTTTCATCTCAGGCTTCATATCCGGTTTCATTTGTGGCTTCATTGGCATAGGGGGTACAGGTGGTTGCTGTACGTTCATGTTCATTAAGTAATAGTTGTTAATATCCACTTCAGGCATGGTTGGTGCCTTAGGCATCATTGGCATATTTGGCATGTTCGGCATAACTGGCGCTTTATTTACTCCTTCATCTTCTTCCATGACAGCTTTTGATTTCATTGGCTTTTCAGCAAATGGATGTACAGCCTTAGGTGGTTCTGGTTTCATTTTACTTGGCTGTGGTGTTTCCTCTGGACTAACTACACTTGGCTGTGGCTTTTCCTTTGGCTTAGGTGGTGTAGGCGCAACCGCTTCCTTCTTTTGTGTTTCTTTAACCGATTCTTTTACTTGTGCTTCTTTTTTTACTGGTACCCCATTGGATGGTACTTTTATTTTCATTCCTGGCATAATTAAATCAGGGTTACTTAGCTGTGAATTCATCTTTTTTAGTTCTTCAAAATCAACACCATACTTTTTGGCGATTTTCCAAAGGGTGTCTCCTTTTTGTACAATATGAATCTTCATGCTGTCGTTGTCCCCTCCTTATAACTGTATAGCTCCTATCATTTGAATAACATAGTGCTTCACAACACTTTATGAGCTAATGCCCTATATTATGCATGAGAGTTAAAATGTTGCCGATAGATATAGATTCCCTTTTCTTAAGTAGGAAGCTCTTTACTACTTGTCTCAATCGATATCAAAGATTGAATTACACCAAACTCCACACACTAGTCAAGAAATGAAGGAAATAGAAGCCTACTAAAAAACCCCTTTAAGAAATACTTAAAGAGGTAATAGATACATTATTTAATTTGATAGTATGGATAAGACCCTAACACTTTTATGCTACACCCTAGCGCCTCTAGCTCTGCTATGGCTCCTGGTATAAGAACTTTATCCATTTTCTGCTCAATATCTATTATGAAAAAGTAATGACCAAGTCCCGTTTTCATAGGTCTAGATTCGATTTTAGATAGATTTAGCTTTCTCCAGGCAAAAGCAGACAACACTTGATGAAGCGCACCCGCTTCTTCATCTGACGGCAGTGTGATAACAAGCGTCGTTTTATCGCCTTTATATAAACTGTTATCCGTCTCTAAGTTTTTCATCACTTTATGTAACACAACAAAACGAGTATGATTGTGTGAGTAATCATGAATATTTTCCTGTACAACTTTTAATTTATATTCCTCAGCTGCCATTTTATTAGCAATAGCAGCGATTGGTAGGTCAGGGTT from Bacillus sp. HMF5848 includes these protein-coding regions:
- a CDS encoding DUF421 domain-containing protein, with the translated sequence MEEYLIIIFRTLLLYASIVVIFRLMGKREIGELSILDLVVFIMIAEMAVTAIEDTKDPITHTLFPMGLLMIIQITLSFISLKSKSIREILDGKPTVIIDKGNINEQEMKKQRYNMDDLLQQLREKNVKNIADVEFAILEPSGKLSVFEKDQENASTLALPLIVDGKVDEEHLKKINKTNLWLRQRLRELGYTDIKNITYCSYEDGVFFIDKKEES
- a CDS encoding ArsB/NhaD family transporter — encoded protein: MIASILAIIIFFIVYIFLLTEKLDRALIAGTGGVLMFVAGIYDINKGFQQYIDWNTIALLLAMMILVSITSRTGVFEYTAIKMGQLVNGHGAGLLIVISCFTAIGSAFLANVTTVLLIVPVLLTITRLLQISAIPYLIAIIISSNIGGTATLIGDPPNIMIGQAVKHLTFNDFLVHLAPVSFFIFVVIISLLLFFYKDAIKVTAVNREKLSQIDAKSFVVVDATLVKALTVLIVTIAGFIFSSYLNLDLTTVALAGAVLLLLLTYKSQPPEEILRQVDWATLFFFIGLFMLVGGLEETGIISELSRSIVFFTEGDLPKTALLILWMTGLFSGFVDNIPFVAAMIPVVFEFQDYGMKNLDPLWWSMALGACLGGNGTLLGSSSNLVVAGLAAKAQEPIAFLKFLKIGMFTVMLSLAISTVYIYIRYLIPFL
- a CDS encoding TIGR04086 family membrane protein, whose product is MDGRRVGAAILYGVLAILIVGVVTSLVFSLLLKFTDIEEEQVTWMITVCSFIALFIGGFISGGKGKEKGWLMGGLTALLFSTIVFLFQFLGFESTISIQQLLYHAGFLLTAIIGGAMGVNLSGNSRGAN
- the yajC gene encoding preprotein translocase subunit YajC → MELFNTIWPLALMFVLFYFLLIRPQQKRQKAVAEMQANLAKGDKVVTVGGIHAIVDSMDEDKVVLKTGDGTRLTFDRQAIRDVNK
- the tgt gene encoding tRNA guanosine(34) transglycosylase Tgt — encoded protein: MAAIRYELIKTCKQTGARLGRVHTPHGTIETPVFMPVGTLATVKTMAPEELKDMGAEIILSNTYHLWLRPGHDIVKEAGGLHKFMNWDRPILTDSGGFQVFSLSEFRKIEEEGVHFRNHLNGDKLFLSPEKAMDIQNALGSDIMMAFDECPPYPAEFDYMKKSVERTSRWAERCVNAHQRPEDQGLFGIVQGGEYEELRKQSARDLISLDFPGYAIGGLSVGEPKDVMNRVLEFTTPWLPTDKPRYLMGVGSPDSLVDGAIRGVDMFDCVLPTRIARNGTVMTSIGRLNIKKAEYARDFSPLDENCSCYTCRNYSKAYIRHLIKTNEILGMRLTSYHNLHFLIKLMEQVRQAIREDRLGTFRDEFFESYGFNKPNAKNF
- the queA gene encoding tRNA preQ1(34) S-adenosylmethionine ribosyltransferase-isomerase QueA — translated: MDVQEFDFYLPDHLIAQTPLKNREGSRLMVVDKETGNIEHKYFRDILHYLNEGDCLVLNDTRVLPARLYGVKEDTGATIEVLLLKQVHGDTWETLIKPAKRIKEGSVIHFGDGLLKATCTKMLDHGGRHLEFTYDGIFLEVLEELGEMPLPPYIKEQLKEKERYQTVYAREPGSAAAPTAGLHFTEQLLEDIRAKGIHTAFVTLHVGLGTFRPVSVDKVEEHNMHAEFYQMTEGTARLLNDVRAKGGRILAVGTTSTRTLETIARDNEGKFVESSGWTDIFIYPGYEFKAINGLLTNFHLPKSSLVMLVSALLGKETTLRAYKEAVDESYRFFSFGDAMFIK
- a CDS encoding DUF2905 domain-containing protein, with the protein product MNDGNLPKLIMTIGGVLLVIGFLMQFIKIGRLPGDIFIKKGNTTFYFPIVTSIILSIVLSFIFYVIGRMR
- the ruvB gene encoding Holliday junction branch migration DNA helicase RuvB encodes the protein MHERIISGEAVSDEQSFEYSLRPKNLAQYIGQDKVKEHLKIFIEAAKLRQESLDHVLLYGPPGLGKTTLSLIIANEMNVNLRTTSGPAIERPGDLAAILSTLEPGDVLFIDEIHRLHRSVEEILYPAMEDFCLDIVVGKGPSARSIRLDLPPFTLVGATTRAGMLSAPLRDRFGVLCRLEYYQVSHLTEIVKRTASVFDVEITDDAAHEIASRSRGTPRIANRLLRRVRDFAQVRGDGTISTELANIALELLQVDKLGLDHIDHKLINNIIEKFKGGPVGLDTIAATIGEERDTIEDVYEPYLLQIGFLQRTPRGRVVTELAYRHIGREVNSDE